The nucleotide window TTAGCTTCAGTTATCTATGGATCCATAAACTTCTGGACCACGGCTTTCATTCTTCCAAAGAACTGCATAAAAAAGATTGAATCCCTTTGCTCTCAGTTCCTTTGGGGTGGCACAGAAACTAAGAGAACTATTGTCAAAGTAGCTTGGAAGACGGTGACCCTCCCTAAGAATGAGGGTGGCTTAGGTCTTCGAGACATTGGTCGATGGAACAAAACGCTTTACCTCAAGCTGATCTGGAGACTCTTCACAGCAAAGGACTCGCTATGGGCAGCTTGGGTTAGAGAATATCGAATGAAAGGTGAAAGTTTTTGGGCAATAGATGAAGCCAAATATACATCATCTTCCTGGCGATCTCTACTGTCTCTTCGAGGGCTGGCTGTAGGGTTCTTAAAAGCAAGGGTGGGGAACGGTCAACAAATAAGTTTTTGGTATGATCATTGGACGCCCCTGGGCCCGCTTATACAACGGTTTGGTGATCTAGGTCCGAGAGAACTGCAAATACACGAGCTAGCTTCAGTTGCGCAGGCGTGTAACATAAATGGATGGCTCCTTAGAGGAGCTCGATCTCCGGCTGCAGAAGAGCTTCACACACATCTCACCACCATTCCTCTCCCCTCACTAAGCTCCATAGAAGACTCTTATGTGTGGGAGATAGATGGAACTGAGATACAGAACTTCTCCACAAGAAAAACTTGGAGTATGGTGAGAAACAGAGCCTTGGAGCAGACCTGGACTAGGAACATTTGGTTCAAAGGTCACATCCCTAGACACGCTTTCACAACTTGGGTAGCATTTCAGGATCGCTTACCTACAAGATCGAGATTGGTTGATTGGGGCATGAACATCCCCTCATCTTGCTGTCTATGTAGCTTGCTGGATGAAAGTAGGGACCATTTGTTCCTGCAATGCGAGGTGAGTGAAGCAATCTGGGCATCTGTTTTGTTTCGTCTTGGATATTCCCACTGGGGGTTCCACACTTGGACTGCCTTCTCGGAATGGATGAGTTTGCAAGACACGGTGGTGAGCTTAACGCTCAAGCGCATGGTTGCTCAGGTCACTATATCAACGATTTGGACGGAGAGGAACAAGCGGCTGCATGATGGAGTGTCTCAGTCGCCTGAGGTTATCTTCAAGAGGATTGACCGCATCATCCGGGATGCAATTCTAGGAAGAAGAAAGACTGATCTATTCCAACCCCTGATGCAGGAATGGTTCAGATTTGAGTAGCTATCTATCTATTTTAGGAAGTTTTGCCGCTAGCTTAGCTCTGTTTATTTTTTGCCTTAGCTAACTTAGCATAGTTTTTTCCCCCTTTTGTAAATTTACAAACCCTTctcatatttatatgaaattcacatttttggcaaaaaaaaaaaaaaaagcttagaGGAGAATAATTTGATGTAGTCTATTACAAAAGTAACTGACCATTTAGGTATATAGATACATGAATATAAATCATAATAGCCTATATAAATTGAGCGTGGAGAGCATGATCATGAGTACATTTGCATGTTGTATACGGGTAGTTAGTTGTGCATTTAACTACAATTTATGACCAAATAATAATCGGTTCAACACCGATGCatctataaaaattatttacaaacaaATTTGATTATAATGTACAACCGATCTATATATAGATGTACAACGGCAACAGTcagctaaataaaaaaaacttcatatgaaACTACATGCAACTTTTGGTTTAATGTGTTGTGTATGTATATAATAAGTTACCGTATTACATAAAAGTTTATAGCTATATTTTACAATTTCTTTCGAGATTCTTTCCTAATTAGAAAATGAAGGAATTATAAAAGTAAGTTTTAAAAGCAAAGTCAAAAGGAAAGTCTACCAAACCCACTTGAGTTTGAAAGAAACACACAACGCTAAGAAGCATCACAGTTCACATCACAAGTAGAGAGCTCTCTACTCATTTAACTCACAATTCGCAGCTTCTACTCTTCCTTTTCCGGAAACCCTATCGAGCTTTCTGATTTGACTTGTCTTTATTATTGCCTTTATTATTAGTTATTGTTCCTAATCACTTTCCATTATGTGTTTTCAATTTAGACAACATATCATTACTTGATCTTTCTCGTACCACTTGTGAAAATGTTCTTAATACATACTCGTCTTTATCTTCAGCCTCCATTTTCGTTTTACTTAATATCTGTTTTGTTGTTAGAACATATTTTGATTCTGTTTTTTTAAAggcttttatttaaaatatttttgtttagtaCAGCTGGATggaattaaaaagaaaagaaaaacagaaaaatacacAAAGGCAAAACCTTAGATAACCGGGTTTGGTACGATTCTCTAAACCAAGTAGATAACGGAATAACATGAGTCGAAGAAGCTCGCCGGAGCCTACCGCCAGAGACATTCGCCATGTCAGCTAAAACCATCGTCCACCGGAAAAACTGAAAGACCTTGAACTAGAAAGAGAAGCAATTTTCGATGAAGAACTCAACCGAACCAGCTGAGCTAAGGTGGCACAAAACAACCAAGCCAAAACGCCGACGACGAGGACACAAGATCAGATGAACGTGAgtttaaatggttttttttttttttggaacacacgTGAGTTTAAATGGTTAAACTCAATTATTTACAACAAAATAAGAAGGGTTTGAAAGGGTTAGATCACATGATTATTGGACagcccaaatttttttaaatttacgctaaatttattttgagaaaataaTTTACCCTAAGTTTATTCTGAATTTTAATTTTCCAACAAAATTCCAAAATCGTACATTTGCAAATTTATGAACACTAGGTGTTTTGACCGCATATGCCGGCATAATCTTTTATAAATACTTATTAATTTATGtcttattaatctaaaactcGCATAATAcgttattatttatgttttcagatagcaaaacaatatatataagaattatattatttttgtaaatatatttttgataatatattatattatttaatatttaagatttaatataatataaaattttaatattattataatataattcgTTTtcgattatatataaaatttataaagagtaattttaaattaataaattagtgaatcagttaaaaactaataataaatcaataacctaggtaaaagtctaaaacataataagagtatgaaaagtaataaaaactcactaaatatttaatataatatataaattaaatattattaaattaaaatttgttttttaattatatataagattcattaagggtatttattaaattaataaattagcgtctcaactaaaaaataataataaatcaatgatttaactaaaatttgataaaaatatgacaaataaacaaaattatttaaaattatggaTAACATGAAAAATCAGTAATTTtcaatagtatagatatttgcTCATATGTGTGTGAGTTTCCTGTGGGCCGAGTAATATTAAAACCCTTGTATTATGCCTTTGGGCTTTAAATCTAATGGGTATTGATCATCGGGTtgaccaaaaaaacaccaaatcaGTATTAAATAGATTTTAAACCAATACACTGTATGTTGGGTCAACCGAATAATATTAAACTAAACCTATTATAGTACTATAAAGTACGAGACGTGATGACGTTTTGTCACTTTTAGCAAAGAACGCTTGCCGTTTTATCGAAGCGCTAAAACCCCCTGAACCTCATCCTCTTCGCAGCTACCTCCCCAGTCCCCGCTAAGGCCTCTCCTCTTTCAGGTTGGAGCGAGAGCTTAAACCCCAAATCTCCTATCAAAGTTCGCTCTTTTGGGTTTCACGCTTCTTCGGACTGTATGGGTTGCAGAGTTTAGTCTCAGTACAAGTTCGTTTAGTTTCTGAAAGAGCTCTTCATGGCGTCTCTCTCCTTCACTCAGTTCCTACCATTCCCCAGGTCTCTTTCTAAtatttttggagttttcttACATGGGTTTTTATCGATTCGCTGCAGAACTACTTGTGTTCTGTTCTTTGTGCCCAGAAATGTGATAAAGTTTTGTGCTTTATGGTTTTGCTCATAGTCGTGCTTGATTCTCTCAGATGCAATTCAGATGTTATTCCTTGTCTCCTACCACTGGGCTTTGTGAAGTTTCGAGGTGAGAGATTGAACGGGAAGCAAGGCTTTTTAGTGGTTGCTGGTAGGAGAAAGTTATCAGAGTCTGCACCTCTTGATGAAGAGGACGGTGGAAACGGCGCTGTTGGTGGAAAGAAACCAACCAAAGCTCCTAAGAGAAGTGGGGCGAGAACAACCAAGAAGAAGGTTGTAGCAAAAAAGGATGAACCTTTAGAAGAAAGCTCTCAGCTTTTGGTAGATAGTGATGATGTTTCAGACAACGAAAGCGACACAAAGGATGAGCCACGGAGAGCTAGAAAGAAAGGTAATGTCTTTCATTATTTGTTCTCAGTTTGATGATTTCCTCAAATGTTGATTTCAACGCGTTTACAGCTTCACCAGCAGCAGCAGCTTCTTCTGATGTGGAGGAAGCAAAAACCAAGAAGAAAGTTAGAAGAAAGAAGACTACTAAGAAAGATAAAGAAGTAGAGGAAGGTTTAGTTACATATGATGAGGCTAGTGATGTCGAGGAACCTTTGACTGTTGAAGCCACTGATGCTGACAGTGAAGGAGAAGAGATTGATCTAAGCAAACACGAAAGCGAAGATATTAGCCACACATACGGATGGCCTCCTCTCGTGTGTTGCTTTGGATCTGCACAACATGCTTTTGTGCCATCAGGGAGACCAGCGAACAGGCTTTTGGATTACGAACGACAAGAAAGGATGAAAGACGCGGTGTGGGCTCCGGAGAAGTACATCAGAGCTCCTGGAGGATGTGCAGGAGGTGTTGCTATTGCTCTTGCGAGCTTGGGTGGTAACGTTGCTTTTATGGGCAAACTTGGGGACGATGACTTTGGTCAAGCCATGTTGTATTATCTGAATGTGTGCAAAGTCCAAACGAGATCGGTGAAGATTGATAGTAAAAGGGTCACTGCTTGTTCTACTATGAAGATCAGCAAGAGAGGTCGCTTGAAATCGACTTGTGTCAAACCATGTGCTGAGGATTCTCTTTCTAAATCTGAAATCAACGTTGATGTTCTCAAAGAGGTAAAGATTGTCTGGGAGATTTTGGAATATGAACTCATTTTCTTGTTCACTTATCTCTTCTTCTTAACTTTATTGCAGGCGAAAATGTTCTACTTCACGACGCATTCACTGCTGGATAAGAAGATGATGTCAACTACATTACAAGCCATCAAGATATCAAAGCAACTAGGGAATGTCATTTTCTATGACTTGAACCTTCCCTTGCCTCTATGGCAGTCTCGGGAAGAGACCAAGAGTCTCATACAAGAAGTGTGGGATCTTGCGGACGTCATTGAAGTCACTAAACAGGAACTTGAGTTCTTGTGTGGAATCGAGGCAACGGAGGAGTTCGATACTAAAAACAATGACAGCAGTAAGTTTGTGCATTACGAGCCCGAAACAGTGGAGCCGCTTTGGCATGAGAATCTCAAGGTTTTGTTTGTGACCAATGGCACTTCTAAGATTCATTACTATACCAAAGAGCACAATGGTGCTGTTCTTGGAATGGAGGATGTTCCCATTACTCCTTTTACTAGGGATATGTCAGCATCTGGAGATGGCATTGTTGCAGGTACATTTTgacttttctttgttttttataaGTATTAGATAGTTATGTTGAGGATTAACTGAACTACATTCTGTTTCAGGTCTGATAAGAATGCTTACGGTTCAGCCAGATCTTATGAATGATAAAGGGTACTTGGAGCGGACAGCAAGATATGCAATTGAGTGTGGAGTTGTTGATCAATGGTTGCTGGCGCAAACTCGAGGATATCCTCCAAAGGATGATatggaagaggaagatgatgatgaagaagacgaGGAAATGGAATCAGATCCAAATGGTATAAGATCGATAACAGAGAGGGAATACCGAACCTCAAAGCCTTATGATGAACCAGATGGTCCATACGTTATGAAACCAGAAGAGGAAAGGGAGTACCGGAAGCTAGAGCTTGTTGGTTCAGTGGGTGAAGATGATGATAGTTCTTGATACTAATaagtttttattctttttttttttgtttgttagttCTCTTCCTTGTTCACATCTTAGAACATCTCAGTAGTGCGTAAACTTTCATATGTTTCAATATTTCACTCACCATTTCAAGTAGTACAAAATCAACTATATAAACCATAATGATGAACGCAACCTAAAGGGTTTCGTAGTGTGAGATTAGAGTAGTAATGTCATTGGGATAAGATAAGTTATGGGATTGCACCAATGTGAACCCTTAAGGAACAATAAACTTTCTTTTCTAGCAACTCTACTACGTCCTGGTAGACAACTTCCTGTGAACAGAGGAAGGCAGTTTGAATCTCAGGTCCTTTTGTTTCCGGCTCAACGGTCTGCCTTTGCTTGCAGGATCTCTGTGTTCCCTCACATCTGCTATTTTCCAGATACAGATCTCTGATTCTGCAGTGCAACTACAGACTCCCAAAAGAACACTGCACTCTTTACTGCTTTCCTTGAGTTTGTTTCCTTGTTGAAGCTTACTGGATCGGCATCTCCTTGAATCGATGCAAGTCCTCTGTAACTTGCAGCAGCCTCTCTGGCCCTGGAGATGATACCTTCACGgtgaaaaaagaagaatatgCATTTCATGTCCGTAGCAAATTTGCAAAGAGGATACAAAACTGTTTGTTTTACAGAggtaaaagagaaaaaaaaagttcaggAAAACTACTTATTGAGACAGCCTAAATACAAACAGTAGGCTGCAAATATGAACAGAAACAATATTAGAGGCGAAGAATTGTGCGAAGAGTATCGCACAGATTCTGAATAGTTTGTTGCTCTTGCGTTGCTTGCATTTCCTGGAGCGGCATCTCCTCGTAACACCTGCGGATCCAAAATTTCACAAAATGGGTTTCTAAACTTATAGGCTGACGTAAACAAAACACCCATCAAAACCAGTTGGCTATATACGTACGCTCTGTGGTAGGCTAATACTTGTGCCAGATTCATCAGTGGAGGGCTTGACGTCAGTCTCTGGTATACACTTGGAGGAAGAGGCATCTGCATTCCATTTCATAGTCCCATGTTATGTTATATAGAACTCAAGAGAAAGGGAGGAGATATAAGTTTGACCTCGTTTTGTCCTCTTCTTCCCTTTTTAGATTGGGGATCGGAAGTGAAGAGCTCCTGAAGCGCTTCAACAGCTACAGTTCTATTCCCATCCTGTTGCATGCCTCCGATCATGTTCTCTGACAAGAGTGCAATTGGGGATATATCTGTTGCTCTCAAGAATGGTATGGGTACAGTGTTTCCAGCTGCGTAGATTGACCACAACTGCTATGTGCCAAATTTATCAGGAAACGAAACAGATATTAACCATACAAAAATGCATTGAGAAGACTGTAGAAAAAAGAATTTACGGACCTTATCTTGCAACGCAAAAGCTTTCTTGCCAACAGTTTCACTCTTCAAGGTAACGCCACTTGCATCACTGCCACCTTCGGTCTGTGTTCCAGATATGCTATTCAGCTTCGTTTTATGCTCAAGAGATATCGAAACTGATGGTGGAGTTCCCCGCACGCTTTGTGAGGTTGATTTGTCAACTGGAACGTCGGTAGCAGGAAGCTTCTTCTTGTCATGGATCCTAGCCACCAGTATCAAGTACATCATCAGATACTGATCTCGATATTAAACAGGATGACACCAAAAGAAATATAATCGCATGTTTGTTATCAATTGGACATGTTCCcagaaaaagaaaaccaaaaggGTTTCAAAGATTAAATACCAGGAGCCAGCTACTTCATCTCCTGAGAATCCGACAAAAACGCCATCAACCTGAGAAGGTGAAGATTCTTTCTCTTTGGCAAGTTGAGCCCCTGAGTAACTCTCTTCTGTCTCATCCTCACCATGAACGATCATAGTTCCAAAATCACCACCTGACAACATGAGCCAATGCAAAGCTTAAGTTGGTGCGCTTTGAAAACCAGGATGAAAGAAAATTCACAACAGCGATCCAATCGTGTGCTAACAAGGCTGCTGAAGAAATCATCAAAACATCACCCGCAAGAGTTTACTATACATCGGCAAGAAAATGCACTCGATAATTCTCATGATGGCAAGGAAATGCAAATTGTCAACTTGTAAATTACTACGTAACAGTCTGTAAGTACTAGCCTTCTCCAGTGCTTGTTGGAGGTGCTTCGGTGGTATTTTGATATCCATTATTAGGATGTTTATACGGAACAGTAATTCCCATCTCATCACTTGATTTTGGGCCCAGTGTTGACTGtaacaaaattataatataactTAGACAACTATAACTTGCAAAGATATTCGGAAAGAAGAGGGGTAGACTAAGAGAGATGACTGTTTACATACAGTGTCCTCCGAAGAAGCGACAACATTTTGCGCTTGCAGAGCCATTGAAGCTCTGATTTGTCTAGACTTCTCAATCTTTGGCGACATTGCGGAAGCCCCCATTTTACATCTCTGAACAAATTTGTGCtgaattttaaacaaaaaaaagtaaacggCATCAGAATAACAGAGAGATCTTAAACACTAAATAGCATAGCTGTGAAAGTGGTGGTAATTCTGACAACTCAGGTTGAAGATATCCTGATAATGAAAAGAAAGAGTCAAACACTCACACTTAGCTGAAAAGATAGAAAACGAGAGCATAGAGACACACATACTAACGATCTCTGGCGTAAAGCAAAAGATTATCATAGTTCACCTTGAGCATCTCATCTGCAGTTGGGCGAAGGCGTGGTTCCTTGGTGAGGCACTTTGCAACAAAATCATGAAAGACCAGAGACCTGCAGAGGGTAGCAACTAAAAGTTGAATACAACATAAGATACTGCAAAGATCTCCCTTTAAAGGGAATTGCTTGGATGATGTAGAAAATTCTCTTCTGCCTTACGACAACCAACGTGACAATTCTCAAGAGGTTGAAGACGTACCATTTTTCTTTATCTTCAAGCATTGGAGCTGGCTCGATCGATATCATGAACAAAACCTAGCAAAAACAGATGCCTGAAATGAGATAAAAGGGTTCACAGAAGAACTTTATGCACCACCAAGTAAGTAAACAAACGAAAATTTCATTCTTTTACCTAACTCACTACTAATCAACCAAGAGAAGACCTTAAAGAGCATTTCAAGGCCTCCATTTTCTAGCCTAACAACTCTTATGTTTATGAAAATTTCTTGCAAGATCTATACAGAATCCCATTTTAATACAAGCTGCTTGGCATTGAATTGATAACAGACCAGCTCAAATCGCTTAAAACTAGAGTTAATGAACGGTCTGAGCCAACCACATTTATAGAAACCCTTGAAACGAAGCCAAACTCAACCGATGTGCAAGGAATTGTTATAGGTTTGGCCTAAGTCCAGATTCGCTTCATTCCAattttccacaaaaaaaaaattcataaccagaagaaaagaaaaaaaagaagcaggACTGCAAAGCATCTGATCACTTGGAAACATAATAACAAAAGCAAGATGGCTTATTATACCAACCCTCATCGGATGAACTGCAGATCTTGGAGGAAGCCCCTGTAAAGCAGCACAACTAAACGTCAGAAGGCAACCACAAGAAGATTAAGATTAATAAATATGCAAGAAGCGAGTGAAGTGACGAGTGCTCAAGTGTGTAATGAAAGTGTACAAcaattttcttcattttcccTTAAAATGTCAGGTGAGAACTCAGTACAGTTAAACTACCAACTACAACACAATTGTAGTCCTGAAAGAGGTAATTTCAAATTACCTCTGCCATCTCAATTGCTGAAACACCAAGAGCCCATACATCCACCTGTAGTGAAGAGTCCAAGTGTCATCaaggagaaaaaaaatcagtgaTTCCACTCTTTAGATACTTGTGCAGCTATAGTTTCTAACTGGCTATACATCAGACCCAAATTTCTCAATCAATAGGATCCGGTAGCGCTGGTTTGCACAACCATATTTGGTAAAACGGTAATTACTTTCTTTAAGAGATATAATACTAGGTTAGTGGACGTGAAGCTTGAACTTCAGAATTCAGATATGGAAGGAACCATTGCATCAGTCATATAATCTGAAGTTGTGTACATTGATCGAAAAAATTTACGGAGTTTAGCagacaaaattattttcaaataggAAGCATACCTTCCCATCATAACGGTTTTCCTGAATAACCTCAGGGGCCATCCAATGCGGAGTCCCAATGAACTTCAAACAAGACAAAACATTAACGAATCTCACCATCAGGCACAAAACATCTTCAGGGTAAATTCTTTTCCAATTAATCAAAGGCAGCTTGATGAATTAACCACAGCAAACTTTATTCACCAAGTATTTACCGTGTTTCGCTTAGACATAGTCCGCGTAAGTTGAGCTGCAACCCCAAAATCACCTGTAAAGATCAAGGAATTAAACTTTAGAATCAGTTTGCGGTTGTAAAGcaataaaaagaatttttaattaacaaCTGATAAGGCCGAGCTAGATTTCAAGCTTAAACGCATAAAAGCCAGCATGTGCAATAGAAACAACATATGTAAACGCCACTCTTCAAGTAGGTGGATAATTCCCCAAGCTAACTTACCTAATTTGACCTCTCCTTGTTCGGTCAACAAGATATTTCCACCCttgatatctctatggactttGAATATTGAGTGCAAGTAAGCAAGGCCCTACATATAAGACGTAGATACAAACAGAAGTATTAGGGCCTAATCACAAGTTGAAACAGATGTGTTCAAGCAGCGAAGACGAGCACATCCTTTTATGCTTCTATCTATTCTATcctataaaatgaaaatgaaaattaaaaaaaaaggtgatACCTTCAACGCCTCTCGACAAATATATGCAATCTGATACTCCTCTAATGCCTCCTCAGTAACATTCATCAAATCAGTAACGCTTCCACCTCCACAATACTCCATCACTATCTGCCAGACGACAAAAAATAGTGACTAGAGAGACTGTATTCTCAAAAAAAGAATACATAAACAATAGCATATATAGTAAAAACTAACTGATGCCAAACAGTAAGAGCTTCTCTATCAAGCGAGAGCTACTAATTCTATGGCACAGATGCTGCTCACCCAAAGATAATCATCTCCTTGGAAACTACCAAGGTAACGGACAACATTCGGATGATTACACTGCTGCAGCATCTCAATCTCACCGCGAATCTCCTCATACCCCTCCTCCTGTTAAAAAATAAGAAGCGTGAATCACACTGAGTGCTTTAACATTCAAACTTAAGCCAAAGGACAAAGCTTTCAATACCCCTTCGGTAAGTGAAATGACTTTAATAGCAACAATCTCAGACGTTTTCAAATCCCGAGCCTTGTAGACAGATCCATATGATCCTTTCCCTGCCAACACACAGATCTCCAGTTTTCAATGCCTGAGAGATCATATAACTAAATCTTTGAGAATAGTAACTTTACCAAGCTCGTTGAGGAATTCGTATTTGGTGGTGGGATCTTCTCTAACGCAATCGGGAAGGGACGTGGTGGACATCTTACTGCTCCGCTGCTGCAACGAAGGGGTGGATTTACGGTTGTTCTTGCCACCGAAGCTCGATTCCTGCATACTCGCCACAGCTCTTCCCATAGTTGACAGATCCGTCTCCTTTCCCTTTTTAGACGAAGAAGGCTTCACCACAACGAAGGTACCGTACTCTCCCTCCTCCTCGTCGGAAGAAGATTCTTCATCTCCTGGACTGTTCTTGCTGTCCTTCTTCACAATCATGGTGCCGAAgtctccgtcgtcgtcgtcctCGTCGTACGAAGCGCCGCCGCCGCCGAAGTCCTTGGGGAGACGCTTGAGAAGAGGAGGAAGCGTAGAGTCTTCGTCTTCGTCTCCTTCGCCGTCGCTGTCGCTCTTGTAGACCATTGTAGCGTATAAATCGACGGTTTCGTCTTCATCGGGTTTGTCTCGATCTCGGCGTTGATCGGAATCGGAGTCGGAGTGGACTACGAAAGTGGAGTAGAGGTCGGGTGTAGGATCCGGTTTCCGGCTCCGACGAGATCTCGGCGAGTTGTGATCCATCGTTGCCTCTACAGTTGTCGCCGGGGAGCAAAAGAGTGCGGCTCGTAATCAAATTAAACgtaatttctaaaaataaaaaatccaaaCTGGAATATTAATATACTTGCATTCATATTAGCCTAATTCATATAGCTTATTGTCGACCAAAAATATACTAGAAACATCAATTCAAACTTTTCTATATCTCATTTCGTAATAGAGTTTATGTTTGGAATAAAAGAAGTGGACAACTCTAGAGTTTGTGTTTTTAATTGATGTGTCTTATTTATGCTCTCGTGCTTCATTAGTTCCTTCCTTGTTTTGTGTTTTAGATATTACTGGTGAAATTTGAATGTTCGACCTTTAGAAAATCTTATGGCAAACAAAAGATGTTTAACTAAGTTAGAATTACCTATTTATGAGATAATGTAGATTTTATTCAGCAtttaattttatacaattttatttttatgtcaagatgctaattttaacttttaatatcATGTACGATATGGTCTTACTATTCAAAATAAGTATCAAAGTTTTAAAAAGTCTAATGAGGCATTATGTTTTGTAGGTGTTACTCGGTTTGTCTGTGTACGAGAATACAAAAAggtcttctttttttggtatTGTTTCGAAGATCTCAACTATTGATAATATATGATGTTAATTGACTATTGTTGTTTTGTTGATGCTTCAAGAGTTGTGATTGTTTCTAATAACTTCAGTGCCACTGAGATTCTTTTTGATCCAAAACTACAATAAGCGTTTGATTTCAAATCTAAGTTACCTAATTATGATTTGGTTATTGCTAGAGAAGACTTTGATCTAAAATCTAtacctttttaaaatatatctatatgatgatttttttcattaagaatccaataaaatttataagaaaaatgaatgtATCGAATGAGGCATGTTGtgcttattaaatatttttgctatAACAACAATCGAATATGGGTTGAACTTATAGAccctggatttttttttttttaaattgacatcTAATCTTCTTCAGTAacattatataaagaaaataatccTAAGACTACCAACCTTGAGTcacgaaaaagaaaaattagaaaaatatcatCACTCTTGATActgaataaaattttgttaaagTCAGAATTAATAAAGCAAATAATTCAACTTTTAAGTAGAAGAATTGTGTTTAAACCTACAAGCCATTAGAATTTGATTAAAGATCGaatgaaacacacaaaaaataacttaatatgtatatataattaaataatttagtttgaatacaaaattaatattactgTTTTATTGAGAATATATATTAATCCGCACAAGGTGCAAGTCCAcaactagtatatatatatacatataattttttttagttctaatgttcattttatttaaaaattatttaattagatacaaattttaaattaatattataagtTACAAAATTTCAATATTCATATCGGTAATCAATGTATtagttatattatttgattCATAGTTTTATGTATGGAACGTAGATTACAGATCAAAATCTTTTCTatagtaataattaaattaagaaactttgatttgaaattaaagacTTATTGTATTTGGATTGAAGAAATCTAGTGACACTAACAAGATTATAAACAATCACAATCTATAAACGATagacaaaataacaaaataacaaTAGTGTAGGGATGTTTAATCTGGTAAAACCAAGCTATTTaaaaccgaact belongs to Brassica rapa cultivar Chiifu-401-42 chromosome A07, CAAS_Brap_v3.01, whole genome shotgun sequence and includes:
- the LOC103831322 gene encoding serine/threonine-protein kinase 3, translated to MDHNSPRSRRSRKPDPTPDLYSTFVVHSDSDSDQRRDRDKPDEDETVDLYATMVYKSDSDGEGDEDEDSTLPPLLKRLPKDFGGGGASYDEDDDDGDFGTMIVKKDSKNSPGDEESSSDEEEGEYGTFVVVKPSSSKKGKETDLSTMGRAVASMQESSFGGKNNRKSTPSLQQRSSKMSTTSLPDCVREDPTTKYEFLNELGKGSYGSVYKARDLKTSEIVAIKVISLTEGEEGYEEIRGEIEMLQQCNHPNVVRYLGSFQGDDYLWIVMEYCGGGSVTDLMNVTEEALEEYQIAYICREALKGLAYLHSIFKVHRDIKGGNILLTEQGEVKLGDFGVAAQLTRTMSKRNTFIGTPHWMAPEVIQENRYDGKVDVWALGVSAIEMAEGLPPRSAVHPMRVLFMISIEPAPMLEDKEKWSLVFHDFVAKCLTKEPRLRPTADEMLKHKFVQRCKMGASAMSPKIEKSRQIRASMALQAQNVVASSEDTSTLGPKSSDEMGITVPYKHPNNGYQNTTEAPPTSTGEGGDFGTMIVHGEDETEESYSGAQLAKEKESSPSQVDGVFVGFSGDEVAGSWIHDKKKLPATDVPVDKSTSQSVRGTPPSVSISLEHKTKLNSISGTQTEGGSDASGVTLKSETVGKKAFALQDKLWSIYAAGNTVPIPFLRATDISPIALLSENMIGGMQQDGNRTVAVEALQELFTSDPQSKKGRRGQNEMPLPPSVYQRLTSSPPLMNLAQVLAYHRACYEEMPLQEMQATQEQQTIQNLCDTLRTILRL
- the LOC103831320 gene encoding fructokinase-like 2, chloroplastic; protein product: MASLSFTQFLPFPRCNSDVIPCLLPLGFVKFRGERLNGKQGFLVVAGRRKLSESAPLDEEDGGNGAVGGKKPTKAPKRSGARTTKKKVVAKKDEPLEESSQLLVDSDDVSDNESDTKDEPRRARKKASPAAAASSDVEEAKTKKKVRRKKTTKKDKEVEEGLVTYDEASDVEEPLTVEATDADSEGEEIDLSKHESEDISHTYGWPPLVCCFGSAQHAFVPSGRPANRLLDYERQERMKDAVWAPEKYIRAPGGCAGGVAIALASLGGNVAFMGKLGDDDFGQAMLYYLNVCKVQTRSVKIDSKRVTACSTMKISKRGRLKSTCVKPCAEDSLSKSEINVDVLKEAKMFYFTTHSLLDKKMMSTTLQAIKISKQLGNVIFYDLNLPLPLWQSREETKSLIQEVWDLADVIEVTKQELEFLCGIEATEEFDTKNNDSSKFVHYEPETVEPLWHENLKVLFVTNGTSKIHYYTKEHNGAVLGMEDVPITPFTRDMSASGDGIVAGLIRMLTVQPDLMNDKGYLERTARYAIECGVVDQWLLAQTRGYPPKDDMEEEDDDEEDEEMESDPNGIRSITEREYRTSKPYDEPDGPYVMKPEEEREYRKLELVGSVGEDDDSS